A DNA window from Zingiber officinale cultivar Zhangliang chromosome 3A, Zo_v1.1, whole genome shotgun sequence contains the following coding sequences:
- the LOC122050527 gene encoding uncharacterized protein LOC122050527, protein MTRSALVSEGFNSWKRVNDGGKCAFLIHVGSLSSSHNRCVKCIQDLMKPKQNIDKVMNAQSMEEIIKNMLHLKATIEVKTMIRDESGDAKFCILVDEAQDESKKEQMSFILRFVNNSDFLVERFLEILGVEDTTLANLKKSISDIFVQHNIQIHNMRGQGYDGGANFQVMELNYRFSEATIELLALCSALDPSDSFKKFNVGDICKLASTFYPVDFTQQKIHALRAELEHYQLDIRNDCDKKVESYVMIQILIRLVLTLPVSTATAERAFSSMKFLKTARRNKMDDDLLSDCMIFYIERQLSEKIDLK, encoded by the exons ATGACTCGTTCTGCACTTGTTTCTGAAGGGTTTAATAGTTGGAAGAGAGTTAATGATGGGGGAAAATGTGCATTTCTTATTCATGTTGGTTCATTGTCTTCATCACATAATAGATGTGTGAAATGCATTCAggatttgatgaaaccaaagcaaAATATTGACAAAGTGATGAATGCTCAATCTATGGAAGAAATTATAAAGAATATGTTGCATTTAAAGGCAACAATTGAAG TGAAAACAATGATTCGAGATGAATCGGGAGATGCCAAgttttgtattcttgttgatgaagCTCAAGATGAATCTAAAAAAGAGCAAATGTCCTTTATTTTAAGATTTGTTAATAATTCTGATTTTTTGGTGGAACGTTTCTTGGAGATTTTGGGTGTTGAGGACACAACATTGGCAAATCTTAAGAAATCAATTTCTGACATCTTTGTTCAACACAATATTCAAATCCACAACATGAGGGGACAAGGGTATGATGGTGGTGCAA ATTTTCAAGTGATGGAACTAAATTATAGATTCAGTGAAGCAACAATAGAACTTCTTGCTCTTTGTTCAGCTTTGGATCCTTCTGATTCATTTAAGAAATTTAATGTGGGCGACATTTGCAAGCTTGCGTCAACATTTTATCCAGTTGATTTTACTCAACAAAAAATTCATGCTTTGAGAGCTGAATTGGAACACTATCAACTTGACATA AGAAATGATTGTGACAAAAAGGTTGAGAGTTATGTTATGATTCAGATATTGATTCGTCTTGTATTGACTCTTCCTGTATCAACTGCAACAGCAGAGAGAGCCTTTTCATCCATGAAATTTCTCAAAACGGCACGTCGCAATAAGATGGATGATGATTTACTTTCTGATTGCATGATTTTCTATATAGAACGCCAATTGTCTGAGAAAATAGACTTGAAATAA